The following coding sequences lie in one Sphingobium sp. KCTC 72723 genomic window:
- the pyk gene encoding pyruvate kinase encodes MTRLPPRSRMVRILATLGPASDTAEMIRALFVAGADAFRINMSHGTHEDHAARIAIIRALEKEFARPTTILGDLQGPKLRVGTFEKGLAILETGASFILDRDETPGDARRVNLPHSEIYAALVPETRLLLDDGKLVLRVKAIGEDRIDTIVEVGGALSNRKGVNVPDVVVPVPALTEKDRRDLSFAIEQGCDWIALSFVQRPEDLAEARKLMGGYGSLMAKIEKPSAVQRLEEIIELADGVMVARGDLGVELPPQAVPPLQKQIVATARRMGRPVVVATQMLESMIKSPSPTRAEVSDVATAVYDGADAIMLSAETAAGDWPVEAVTMMDSIAHSVERDPGYFARLHFTETKPDPTTADALAEAAGNIVSVVGASVITCFTSSGSTVRRVARERPSAPILALTPRTDTARKLGLTWGVHAIRTKDIGTFEEMIGKARRMALRHDMAEKGGKIVVLAGVPFGTPGSTNVLHVAAVRGDELKGRD; translated from the coding sequence ATGACAAGATTACCCCCCCGTTCGCGCATGGTCCGCATCCTTGCCACGCTTGGTCCCGCGAGCGACACTGCCGAAATGATTCGCGCGCTTTTCGTCGCCGGGGCCGATGCCTTCCGCATCAATATGAGCCATGGCACGCATGAGGATCATGCCGCACGCATCGCCATCATCCGCGCGCTGGAAAAGGAATTTGCGCGGCCTACGACCATATTGGGCGACCTTCAGGGACCAAAGCTGCGCGTCGGCACGTTCGAGAAGGGATTGGCGATTCTGGAAACAGGCGCATCCTTCATTCTGGACCGCGACGAAACGCCCGGTGATGCACGGCGGGTCAACCTGCCCCACTCCGAAATCTACGCCGCGCTGGTGCCGGAAACGCGGCTGTTGCTGGACGATGGCAAGCTGGTGCTGCGCGTCAAGGCGATTGGCGAGGATCGCATCGACACGATCGTCGAGGTCGGCGGTGCGCTGTCTAATCGCAAAGGGGTGAATGTACCCGATGTTGTCGTGCCAGTGCCTGCGCTGACCGAGAAGGACCGGCGCGATCTGAGCTTTGCGATCGAACAGGGCTGCGACTGGATCGCATTGAGCTTCGTCCAGCGGCCGGAGGATCTGGCCGAGGCGCGCAAGCTGATGGGCGGCTATGGATCGTTGATGGCCAAGATCGAGAAGCCGTCGGCCGTGCAGCGGCTGGAGGAGATTATCGAACTGGCCGATGGCGTGATGGTGGCGCGTGGCGATCTGGGCGTCGAATTGCCGCCACAGGCCGTCCCGCCGCTCCAGAAGCAGATCGTGGCGACGGCGCGGCGTATGGGCCGCCCGGTCGTGGTGGCGACCCAAATGCTCGAATCGATGATCAAATCGCCCTCCCCCACCCGTGCCGAAGTGTCCGACGTGGCGACGGCAGTATATGACGGGGCGGACGCGATCATGCTGTCGGCCGAAACGGCGGCGGGCGACTGGCCGGTCGAGGCAGTGACGATGATGGACAGCATCGCCCATAGCGTGGAGCGCGATCCGGGCTATTTTGCGCGGCTGCACTTTACCGAAACCAAACCCGATCCGACCACAGCCGACGCGCTGGCCGAAGCGGCAGGGAATATCGTGTCGGTCGTCGGTGCCAGTGTCATCACCTGCTTCACCTCATCGGGCAGCACGGTGCGCCGCGTGGCGCGTGAGCGACCCTCTGCCCCGATATTGGCGCTGACCCCGCGCACCGACACCGCACGCAAGCTGGGCCTGACATGGGGCGTCCATGCTATTCGCACCAAGGACATCGGCACGTTCGAGGAAATGATCGGCAAGGCCCGGCGCATGGCGTTGCGCCATGACATGGCCGAAAAGGGCGGCAAGATCGTTGTGCTGGCCGGTGTCCCCTTTGGCACGCCG
- a CDS encoding DUF1244 domain-containing protein has translation MSDSILTDAVAATAFRRLVMHLQHRTDVENIDLMGLAGFCRNCLADWVAEADGTLGREEAREIIHGMPFGEWKSRYQGEATPAQIARMKESVAKNADNH, from the coding sequence ATGTCCGATAGCATACTCACAGATGCGGTTGCCGCAACTGCCTTCCGCCGCCTGGTCATGCATTTACAGCATCGAACGGACGTCGAAAATATCGACCTGATGGGGCTGGCGGGCTTCTGCCGCAACTGCCTGGCCGACTGGGTGGCGGAAGCCGATGGCACATTGGGCCGCGAGGAAGCACGGGAAATCATCCACGGTATGCCCTTTGGCGAATGGAAAAGCCGTTATCAGGGCGAAGCCACCCCGGCGCAGATCGCGCGGATGAAAGAGAGTGTGGCGAAGAACGCCGACAATCACTAG
- a CDS encoding DUF2312 domain-containing protein: MSEDNVAADQLRLLIERIERLEEEKKGIGDDIKDVYLEAKSTGYDPKIMRQIVRLRKMQPHDRQEMEAILQTYLSALGME, translated from the coding sequence ATGAGCGAAGACAACGTCGCCGCCGACCAGCTACGCCTTCTGATCGAGCGCATCGAGCGGCTGGAAGAAGAAAAGAAGGGCATCGGCGACGACATCAAGGACGTCTATCTGGAAGCCAAATCGACCGGCTACGATCCCAAGATCATGCGCCAGATCGTGCGCCTGCGGAAAATGCAGCCCCACGACCGGCAGGAAATGGAGGCCATCCTCCAGACCTACCTGTCCGCGCTGGGCATGGAGTAA
- a CDS encoding YebC/PmpR family DNA-binding transcriptional regulator — protein sequence MAGHSKFKNIMHRKGAQDKKRSSMFSKLSREITVAAKMGMPDPDMNPRLRLAVNAAKAQSMPKDNIQRAIDKASKGDTENYEEVRYEGYGPGGTAIIVEALTDNRNRTATNVRTAFSKNGGNLGASGAVSHGFDRMGLITYPASAGDAEAMFEAALEAGAEDVSSNEDEHEIWTAMDALHEVAKALETALGAADSAKLAWRPQTMVEVDEANATSLLKMVDTLEDDDDVQTVWGNYEVSDEVMEKLG from the coding sequence GTGGCCGGCCATTCCAAATTCAAGAACATCATGCATCGCAAGGGCGCCCAGGACAAGAAGCGCTCCTCGATGTTCTCCAAATTGTCGCGCGAAATCACCGTCGCGGCCAAAATGGGTATGCCCGACCCGGACATGAACCCGCGTCTGCGCCTGGCGGTCAACGCGGCCAAGGCGCAGTCGATGCCCAAGGATAATATCCAGCGCGCCATCGACAAGGCGAGCAAGGGCGACACGGAAAATTACGAAGAAGTGCGCTATGAGGGCTATGGTCCCGGCGGCACCGCCATCATCGTCGAGGCGCTGACCGACAATCGCAATCGCACCGCCACCAACGTCCGCACTGCCTTTTCCAAAAATGGCGGCAATCTGGGCGCGTCCGGCGCGGTCAGCCATGGCTTCGACCGCATGGGCCTGATCACCTATCCGGCCAGCGCGGGCGACGCCGAAGCGATGTTCGAAGCAGCGCTGGAAGCGGGCGCGGAGGACGTATCGTCCAACGAGGACGAGCATGAAATCTGGACCGCGATGGACGCGCTCCACGAAGTCGCCAAGGCGCTGGAAACGGCGTTGGGCGCAGCTGACAGTGCCAAGCTGGCCTGGCGTCCGCAGACGATGGTCGAAGTGGACGAAGCCAATGCGACGAGCCTGCTCAAGATGGTCGATACGCTGGAAGACGATGACGACGTCCAGACCGTCTGGGGAAATTACGAAGTCTCCGACGAAGTGATGGAGAAGCTGGGTTGA
- the ruvC gene encoding crossover junction endodeoxyribonuclease RuvC — MILLGLDPGLGTTGWGLIAADGNRLTHLGNGQIKTDSKMALATRLLALDLALTDLILEHRPDGAAVEEVFVNVNPQSTLKLGQARGVILLNAARSGMEVGEYAARLVKKSVVGVGNASKDQVHAMVARLLPGAKIAGPDASDALAVAITHAHHLASARRIPTR; from the coding sequence GTGATCCTCCTTGGCCTGGACCCCGGCCTTGGCACGACCGGCTGGGGGCTGATTGCGGCTGACGGCAATCGGCTGACGCATCTGGGCAATGGTCAGATAAAGACCGATAGCAAGATGGCGCTGGCGACGCGCCTGCTGGCGCTCGACCTCGCTCTGACCGACCTTATCCTCGAACATCGGCCCGACGGTGCGGCGGTCGAGGAAGTGTTCGTCAACGTCAATCCGCAATCGACGCTGAAACTGGGGCAGGCGCGCGGCGTCATCCTGCTCAACGCGGCGCGTTCGGGCATGGAAGTGGGCGAATATGCTGCGCGGCTGGTGAAGAAATCCGTCGTCGGCGTGGGCAATGCGTCGAAGGATCAGGTCCACGCCATGGTCGCGCGACTGCTACCCGGCGCAAAGATCGCCGGGCCTGATGCGTCCGACGCCTTGGCCGTCGCCATCACCCACGCCCATCATCTGGCGAGCGCCCGGCGCATCCCGACGCGCTGA
- a CDS encoding dienelactone hydrolase family protein — protein MAITRQIILHDGPDGPFESMAVFDAAASAPQPGVLLFPNVLGTKEADFAYAEKVAALGYAVLVADVYGQGKRTTRADPEAGRYMAVLNANRALLRDRAQAAHGVLKGLDAVDAAWTAAIGFCFGGKCVLDLARAGADIAGGVSFHGIYEAPPFPNATIGAKLLICHGWDDPFASPEATVGLARELTDAGCDWQIHAYGGTGHAFTDEAVNMPEKGLAYSPDADRRSFRAMADFLGELFR, from the coding sequence ATGGCCATTACTCGCCAGATCATCCTGCATGACGGACCGGACGGCCCCTTCGAAAGCATGGCCGTGTTCGATGCTGCGGCCAGCGCGCCCCAGCCCGGTGTCCTGCTGTTCCCCAATGTGCTGGGGACCAAGGAAGCGGATTTCGCCTATGCGGAAAAGGTCGCAGCGCTGGGCTATGCCGTGCTGGTCGCCGACGTTTATGGACAGGGCAAGCGCACGACGCGGGCTGACCCCGAAGCCGGGCGCTATATGGCCGTGCTGAACGCCAACCGGGCGCTGTTGCGCGATCGGGCGCAGGCGGCGCATGGCGTGTTGAAGGGGCTGGACGCCGTGGACGCCGCCTGGACGGCCGCGATCGGCTTCTGCTTTGGTGGCAAATGCGTGCTGGATCTGGCCCGCGCGGGTGCCGACATTGCAGGCGGCGTCAGCTTCCATGGCATTTATGAAGCGCCGCCTTTCCCCAATGCGACGATCGGCGCGAAACTGCTCATCTGCCATGGCTGGGACGATCCGTTCGCGTCGCCGGAAGCTACGGTCGGGCTGGCGCGCGAACTGACCGATGCGGGCTGCGACTGGCAGATTCACGCCTATGGCGGCACTGGCCATGCCTTTACCGACGAAGCCGTCAACATGCCGGAAAAGGGGCTGGCCTACAGCCCGGACGCCGACCGCCGGAGTTTTCGCGCGATGGCCGATTTTCTGGGCGAATTGTTCAGATAA
- a CDS encoding 50S ribosomal protein L11 methyltransferase, which yields MNDVATPAPQSWKVTLPCTRAEAEALDGDIAAFALMDRPPVLMTSEAAPDDEDKWQLDAYFEGKPSPAAIKLLRSMVPSAAGAKPLVEALPDADWVTISQQGLEPVTAGRFHVRNLAEDPELPGHVNILIAASRAFGTGQHETTAGCLTMLDRMRRVGMRFTNIADIGTGTGLLAFAALNLWPRAYAIASDIDPVAVEISGENAGLNGVKLGSGKGQLALVTAAGANHAAIVGRAPYDLLIANILAGPLIELAPSLCALVEDGGTILLAGLLNEQADAVLAAYRAQGMRLAERGDRGDWPTLRLRKRPSIGWKRPRRIDPAARGEAPGFGSI from the coding sequence ATGAATGATGTTGCCACACCAGCCCCCCAAAGCTGGAAAGTCACCCTGCCCTGCACCCGCGCCGAAGCCGAAGCGCTGGACGGCGATATTGCCGCCTTTGCCCTGATGGATCGTCCGCCGGTGCTGATGACCAGCGAAGCTGCGCCCGATGACGAGGACAAGTGGCAGCTCGACGCCTATTTCGAGGGCAAACCCAGCCCCGCCGCGATAAAATTGCTGCGGTCGATGGTGCCGAGCGCTGCGGGCGCCAAACCGCTGGTCGAGGCGCTGCCCGACGCGGATTGGGTGACGATCAGCCAGCAAGGGCTGGAGCCTGTCACCGCCGGGCGTTTTCATGTGCGCAATCTGGCCGAAGATCCCGAACTTCCAGGGCATGTGAACATATTGATCGCAGCGAGTCGCGCCTTTGGCACCGGCCAGCATGAAACGACCGCCGGATGCCTGACCATGCTCGACCGGATGCGGCGTGTGGGGATGCGTTTCACCAATATCGCCGACATCGGCACCGGCACCGGGCTGCTTGCCTTTGCCGCCCTGAACCTGTGGCCCCGCGCCTATGCCATCGCATCGGACATCGATCCGGTCGCCGTTGAAATCAGTGGCGAAAATGCCGGTTTGAACGGGGTAAAACTGGGCAGCGGCAAGGGTCAACTGGCGCTGGTGACAGCCGCCGGGGCGAATCATGCCGCGATCGTCGGGCGCGCGCCCTATGACCTGCTGATCGCCAATATATTGGCCGGACCGCTGATCGAACTCGCCCCCTCGCTCTGCGCCCTGGTGGAGGATGGCGGGACCATCCTGCTGGCGGGCCTGTTGAACGAGCAGGCCGATGCGGTTTTGGCCGCCTATCGCGCGCAGGGGATGCGGCTGGCCGAACGGGGCGACCGAGGCGACTGGCCGACGCTGCGCCTGCGCAAACGGCCCAGCATCGGGTGGAAACGCCCGCGCCGGATAGACCCGGCCGCACGCGGCGAAGCCCCCGGTTTCGGCAGTATCTAA
- a CDS encoding methyl-accepting chemotaxis protein: MSSTASAALATSDYVKDFDPDGMIARDAREIGTLIADELDSVGNTFFTAYMRDTGLREQLSGPAIRRIESEARNYVEQKLLHFQDARWARSAADCVRHARKHGVSVRSVLTAVAAANERVTDLLWDHCRDDEPRCRRLLRAMLHISMLDSGFMSNVLSNDLAETQRIERQRYGTLFEQRIVGEIDGASKLGESLREQARDASAATRGMLGKASEVAAAAEQSALAMREAARTSAGLIRAIEDARTEVEGAADVSQRAARQSGEAVTMSATLSEHAKSIESILGLIRDIAGQTNLLALNATIEAARAGDAGRGFAVVAQEVKSLANQTARATDEIAGRIADIQASTRQSVETNERIRDTVGEVQASADRIRHAMDAQAQTVTMITAAVDETALAADSMSTTISAIRQDTEVVASEIDQLERGFVSVEGKLASLRHASSDFGRQVA; the protein is encoded by the coding sequence ATGTCGTCCACCGCTTCCGCCGCCCTTGCCACCTCGGACTATGTCAAGGATTTCGATCCCGACGGCATGATCGCGCGGGATGCCCGCGAAATCGGCACGCTGATCGCCGATGAACTCGATAGCGTGGGGAATACTTTCTTCACCGCCTATATGCGCGACACGGGCCTGCGCGAACAGTTGAGCGGACCCGCGATCAGGCGGATCGAATCCGAAGCGCGCAATTATGTCGAACAGAAGCTCCTCCATTTTCAGGATGCACGCTGGGCGCGTTCCGCCGCCGATTGCGTGCGCCACGCGCGCAAGCATGGCGTGTCGGTGCGGTCGGTGCTGACCGCCGTTGCCGCCGCGAACGAACGGGTCACCGACCTGTTGTGGGATCATTGCCGCGACGACGAACCGCGTTGCCGCCGCCTGTTGCGCGCGATGCTGCATATCTCGATGCTCGATTCGGGCTTCATGAGCAACGTCCTGTCCAACGACCTGGCCGAAACCCAGCGAATCGAGCGCCAGCGTTACGGCACGCTGTTCGAGCAGCGCATCGTCGGCGAAATCGACGGCGCGTCGAAGCTGGGCGAATCGCTGCGTGAACAGGCGCGCGATGCGTCCGCCGCCACGCGCGGCATGTTGGGCAAGGCGTCCGAAGTCGCGGCCGCCGCCGAACAATCCGCCCTCGCCATGCGCGAAGCGGCCCGCACTTCCGCCGGGCTGATCCGCGCGATCGAAGATGCCCGTACCGAAGTGGAGGGCGCGGCCGACGTGTCCCAGCGCGCGGCGCGGCAGTCGGGCGAAGCCGTCACCATGTCCGCCACCCTGTCCGAACATGCCAAGTCGATCGAATCGATCCTGGGCCTGATCCGCGACATTGCCGGGCAAACCAATTTGCTGGCCCTTAACGCCACGATCGAGGCGGCCCGTGCGGGCGACGCCGGGCGCGGCTTTGCCGTGGTGGCGCAGGAAGTCAAAAGCCTGGCCAATCAGACCGCGCGCGCCACCGACGAAATCGCCGGGCGGATCGCCGACATTCAGGCATCGACGCGCCAGTCGGTCGAAACCAACGAACGCATCCGTGACACGGTAGGCGAAGTGCAGGCCAGCGCCGACCGAATCCGCCATGCGATGGACGCGCAGGCGCAGACTGTCACCATGATTACCGCCGCCGTCGATGAAACCGCGCTGGCCGCCGATTCGATGTCGACCACCATTTCGGCGATCCGGCAGGACACCGAAGTCGTCGCGTCGGAAATCGACCAGCTGGAGCGTGGCTTCGTCAGCGTCGAAGGCAAGCTGGCCAGCCTGCGCCATGCCTCGTCCGACTTCGGCCGACAGGTCGCCTGA
- the sdhC gene encoding succinate dehydrogenase, cytochrome b556 subunit, with the protein MARSNSRPLSPHLTIWKWGPAMAVSIMHRVTGNGLATAGALGLIWWLMAAATGPEAYATFIACATSPLGYLVMIGLSWFFFQHLFSGLRHFVLDMGAGYELRSNKSWSLATFVASLLTTGFVWLYIFGKAF; encoded by the coding sequence ATGGCGCGATCCAACAGCCGGCCGCTCTCGCCGCATTTGACGATCTGGAAATGGGGACCAGCAATGGCCGTTTCCATCATGCACCGCGTGACCGGCAACGGGCTTGCGACCGCCGGTGCGCTGGGCCTCATCTGGTGGCTGATGGCCGCTGCGACCGGGCCGGAAGCCTATGCGACTTTCATCGCCTGCGCGACGTCGCCTTTGGGCTATCTGGTCATGATCGGCCTTTCCTGGTTCTTCTTCCAGCATCTGTTTTCCGGCCTGCGCCATTTCGTGCTGGACATGGGCGCAGGCTATGAACTGCGCAGCAACAAGAGCTGGTCGCTCGCCACCTTCGTAGCCTCGTTGCTGACGACCGGCTTTGTCTGGCTTTACATCTTCGGAAAGGCGTTCTGA